From a single Brassica rapa cultivar Chiifu-401-42 chromosome A01, CAAS_Brap_v3.01, whole genome shotgun sequence genomic region:
- the LOC103853161 gene encoding UPF0725 protein At5g63820 isoform X1 has product MEDFELLRREKIRRKAKLKLFGLDVPNHPDFNKEGLASVIGFDVDNCSYPSRLIKSTWGDDYDIALYGRLGLHCHNFQKGTNFKFVRWEKYDVISTAYDYVYVTLDAKDPVSDSVFSFQTLLNEDSSPDCPVMWSTLACRIKCDDRVDDHWDDTAVDDFYKDAMPKWLSDEELARDNKNYYVVQESELQENDWLHLFTEIAFYSKTNNELTAPPPLEIEKVVVVTTEDTEEGHEKLKAQNAIFYVSYKYNGESSEWACDHKTVIRKTMDGKQGHMYLEVVTAE; this is encoded by the exons ATGGAGGATTTTGAGTTATTGCGAAGGGAAAAAATAAGGCGAAAGGCTAAGCTAAAGTTGTTCGGTTTGGATGTTCCAAACCATCCCGATTTCAATAAAGAAGGGTTGGCCAGTGTAATC GGTTTCGATGTGGATAACTGTAGCTATCCGTCTAGACTAATTAAGTCTACTTGGGGCGATGATTATGACATCGCCCTCTACGGTAGGCTTGGACTCCACTGCCACAATTTTCAGAAG GGAACAAACTTCAAGTTTGTGCGCTGGGAAAAGTATGATGTTATCTCTACTGCATACGACTACGTCTATGTAACTTTGGACGCCAAGGATCCTGTCTCTGACTCGGTCTTCTCTTTTCAGACCTTGTTAAACGAAGATTCTTCTCCAGACTGTCCCGTTATGTGGAGTACCTTAGCCTGCAGAATCAAAT GTGACGATCGTGTGGATGATCATTGGGACGATACGGCAGTAGATGATTTCTACAAAGATGCAATGCCCAAATGGTTGTCTGATGAAGAATTGGCACGTGACAATAAAAACTATTATGTG GTGCAAGAATCAGAGCTGCAGGAGAATGACTGGCTACATCTATTCACCGAAATTGCGTTCTACTCAAAAACAAATAAC GAATTGACTGCTCCCCCACCCTTGGAGATCGAGAAGGTGGTTGTAGTAACTACAGAAGACACAGAAGAAGGACATGAGAAGCTGAAAGCCCAAAATGCAATCTTCTATGTAAGTTACAAGTATAATGGTGAATCTTCAGAATGGGCGTGTGATCACAAAACAGTAATAAGGAAAACCATGGATGGGAAGCAAGGACACATGTATCTTGAAGTTGTAACAGCAGAGtga
- the LOC103853161 gene encoding UPF0725 protein At5g63820 isoform X3: MIMTSPSTGTNFKFVRWEKYDVISTAYDYVYVTLDAKDPVSDSVFSFQTLLNEDSSPDCPVMWSTLACRIKCDDRVDDHWDDTAVDDFYKDAMPKWLSDEELARDNKNYYVVQESELQENDWLHLFTEIAFYSKTNNELTAPPPLEIEKVVVVTTEDTEEGHEKLKAQNAIFYVSYKYNGESSEWACDHKTVIRKTMDGKQGHMYLEVVTAE; this comes from the exons ATGATTATGACATCGCCCTCTACG GGAACAAACTTCAAGTTTGTGCGCTGGGAAAAGTATGATGTTATCTCTACTGCATACGACTACGTCTATGTAACTTTGGACGCCAAGGATCCTGTCTCTGACTCGGTCTTCTCTTTTCAGACCTTGTTAAACGAAGATTCTTCTCCAGACTGTCCCGTTATGTGGAGTACCTTAGCCTGCAGAATCAAAT GTGACGATCGTGTGGATGATCATTGGGACGATACGGCAGTAGATGATTTCTACAAAGATGCAATGCCCAAATGGTTGTCTGATGAAGAATTGGCACGTGACAATAAAAACTATTATGTG GTGCAAGAATCAGAGCTGCAGGAGAATGACTGGCTACATCTATTCACCGAAATTGCGTTCTACTCAAAAACAAATAAC GAATTGACTGCTCCCCCACCCTTGGAGATCGAGAAGGTGGTTGTAGTAACTACAGAAGACACAGAAGAAGGACATGAGAAGCTGAAAGCCCAAAATGCAATCTTCTATGTAAGTTACAAGTATAATGGTGAATCTTCAGAATGGGCGTGTGATCACAAAACAGTAATAAGGAAAACCATGGATGGGAAGCAAGGACACATGTATCTTGAAGTTGTAACAGCAGAGtga
- the LOC103853179 gene encoding uncharacterized protein LOC103853179, with protein MCLEFVYHEEKTELGRQQAPGVCPYCGGKVAAVDIETKWLFCFLPLCFKVKRKYTCSSCDRRLVLYY; from the coding sequence ATGTGTTTGGAGTTTGTGTATCACGAGGAGAAGACAGAGCTTGGTCGGCAACAAGCACCGGGTGTGTGTCCATATTGCGGCGGAAAAGTGGCGGCAGTAGATATTGAGACCAAGTGGTTGTTCTGTTTCTTGCCACTCTGTTTCAAGGTCAAACGCAAGTACACTTGTTCCTCTTGTGATCGTCGTCTCGTCTTGTATTATTGA
- the LOC103853153 gene encoding UPF0725 protein At4g29550 produces the protein MGDSSPEYDPEYARIAAEVRAELKELGEDELNSFSDDDPADRGWSTYVTDANAFFAGRRIKPKAWRFYYDRGLCARLALYCYNLQKGTASDFRFISQLHEQTHLYFTKSFITFEAVNPADRSPLTFETCVKHNDDQVTHVPNLWWETHICRVEGSEEADYEWNDGAVHDYYKGEMPKWLSDDRQQRCYVVEQSELHDEKNGWLPLLTEFAFFTKWNGPLSPGEIEDCRPLITQHVVVETLDEEGEKETSDKLNAANAIFYVTFECVEDPTKGRYRAVVRKTMDGKPGHMRLEVTCWSV, from the exons ATGGGGGACTCGTCGCCAGAATATGATCCGGAGTATGCAAGAATCGCAGCGGAG GTCCGAGCGGAACTGAAGGAGCTCGGAGAAGATGAACTAAATTCCTTCTCCGATGATGATCCAGCTGACCGAGGGTGGTCCACATACGTTACAGATGCCAAC GCTTTTTTTGCTGGTAGGAGGATAAAACCTAAAGCATGGCGGTTTTATTATGACAGAGGCCTCTGCGCTAGACTTGCACTCTACTGTTACAATCTTCAGAag GGCACAGCTAGCGATTTTCGGTTTATCAGTCAGTTACATGAGCAGACTCACCTTTACTTCACCAAGTCTTTCATAACATTTGAGGCCGTTAATCCAGCCGACCGTTCTCCACTGACTTTCGAGACTTGTGTTAAGCATAACGATGATCAAGTTACACACGTCCCAAATTTGTGGTGGGAGACGCACATTTGCAGGGTGGAAG GTAGCGAAGAGGCTGATTATGAGTGGAACGATGGAGCAGTACATGATTATTACAAAGGTGAAATGCCTAAATGGCTGTCTGATGACCGTCAGCAACGATGCTATGTG GTTGAACAATCAGAGCTTCATGACGAGAAAAACGGGTGGCTGCCTCTCTTAACCGAGTTTGCCTTCTTCACGAAATGGAATGGACCGCTCAGTCCGGGAGAGATTGAGGATTGCCGACCTTTGATTACTCAACATGTGGTTGTGGAAACTCTTGATGAAGAAGGTGAGAAAGAGACGAGTGATAAGCTCAATGCGGCCAATGCAATCTTCTACGTAACTTTTGAGTGCGTGGAGGATCCAACAAAAGGTCGTTATAGGGCGGTTGTACGGAAGACGATGGATGGGAAACCGGGGCACATGCGCCTCGAGGTTACGTGTTGGAGCGTCTGA
- the LOC103853145 gene encoding uncharacterized protein LOC103853145 isoform X2: protein MADSHLVPELTRHRHTVTAISDDFYNYMKLIKKTEPEIMSKLLPILRTKPDSRIQLVNTKITNYATWIKKQIRRDERKLEEEYAVLQYDEDHETVWAVIAAKLFSVVKHRPKSIFTNYSAQYILDFAPRPGKTQRKHQRTCCKPLTVLP from the exons ATGGCTGATTCTCATTTAGTCCCAGAGTTAACACGG CACCGCCACACTGTAACAGCCATATCCGATGATTTCTACAACTATATGAAGTTGATAAAGAAAACTGAGCCTGAAATCATGTCTAAACTTTTGCCTATTCTACGCACAAAACCAGACTCCCGTATCCAACTCGTTAATACCAAGATTACAAATTATGCAACTTGGATAAAAAAA CAGATTCGAAGGGACGAGAGAAAGTTGGAAGAAGAGTATGCTGTTTTGCAGTATGATGAAGATCATG AAACAGTTTGGGCTGTCATAGCAGCCAAGTTGTTCAGTGTTGTAAAACATAGACCGAAGAGCATCTTCACTAACTACTCAGCCCAGTATATACTTGACTTCGCTCCTCGCCCGGGAAAGACTCAGAGAAAACATCAGCGTACTTGTTGCAAACCTCTTACGGTCTTACCGTAG
- the LOC103853145 gene encoding uncharacterized protein LOC103853145 isoform X1: MTKNTIPFSPLLQNGSWMWRKILKSREQAKQFYRVEVGNGRRTSFWHETWSSLGCMKDIVRDGSYIDMSISINATVEECRNHRRRHHRVPMLNRIELEIEKFKGTWTQADDVSMWKNGKGKFKRSFSTKETWINIRENHILCDWYKIVWFKHATPKYAFVTWIAMRGRLATGERMKCWNTNGDVSCSFCNEPFETLTHLFFECSYSSQVWEALMKGVMNDHYTDRWGRITRLITDSSWGKVKLFTVRYALQLTVHIFWRERNKRRDGESAVTAPVLIKRLDKAMRNQFTVIRRRGDRDYEDGMTMWFESRELG, from the coding sequence ATGACCAAAAACACAATCCCATTCTCTCCCCTGTTGCAGAATGGCTCTTGGATGTGGAGAAAAATTTTGAAAAGCAGAGAGCAAGCAAAACAATTCTACAGGGTTGAAGTGGGTAATGGCAGGAGAACTTCCTTTTGGCATGAAACTTGGAGTTCGCTGGGGTGTATGAAGGATATTGTGCGTGATGGAAGCTATATTGACATGAGTATATCAATTAATGCAACAGTGGAGGAATGTAGAAATCATAGAAGAAGGCATCACAGAGTGCCTATGCTTAATAGGATTGAGCTGGAGATAGAGAAGTTTAAAGGAACTTGGACTCAAGCTGATGATGTCTCAATGTGGAAAAATGGGAAAGGTAAATTCAAGAGAAGTTTCTCTACAAAGGAAACTTGGATTAACATTAGAGAAAATCATATCTTGTGTGACTGGTATAAAATTGTTTGGTTCAAGCATGCGACACCTAAATATGCTTTTGTCACTTGGATTGCTATGCGTGGAAGATTGGCAACAGGGGAGAGAATGAAATGCTGGAATACTAATGGCGATGTGTCCTGCAGTTTCTGCAATGAGCCCTTTGAGACTCTAACGCACCTGTTCTTTGAATGCTCATACTCTTCACAGGTATGGGAAGCTCTCATGAAGGGGGTTATGAACGATCATTACACAGACCGCTGGGGAAGGATTACTCGACTTATAACTGACTCGAGTTGGGGTAAAGTTAAGCTATTCACTGTGAGATATGCCCTTCAGTTAACAGTTCATATATTTTGGAGGGAGAGGAACAAGAGGAGAGATGGGGAATCTGCTGTTACCGCACCAGTTCTGATCAAGAGATTGGATAAGGCTATGAGGAATCAGTTTACTGTTATCCGTAGGAGGGGTGATAGAGACTATGAAGATGGTATGACCATGTGGTTTGAGTCAAGAGAGTTGGGATAG
- the LOC103853161 gene encoding UPF0725 protein At5g63820 isoform X2 produces MEDFELLRREKIRRKAKLKLFGLDVPNHPDFNKEGLASGFDVDNCSYPSRLIKSTWGDDYDIALYGRLGLHCHNFQKGTNFKFVRWEKYDVISTAYDYVYVTLDAKDPVSDSVFSFQTLLNEDSSPDCPVMWSTLACRIKCDDRVDDHWDDTAVDDFYKDAMPKWLSDEELARDNKNYYVVQESELQENDWLHLFTEIAFYSKTNNELTAPPPLEIEKVVVVTTEDTEEGHEKLKAQNAIFYVSYKYNGESSEWACDHKTVIRKTMDGKQGHMYLEVVTAE; encoded by the exons ATGGAGGATTTTGAGTTATTGCGAAGGGAAAAAATAAGGCGAAAGGCTAAGCTAAAGTTGTTCGGTTTGGATGTTCCAAACCATCCCGATTTCAATAAAGAAGGGTTGGCCAGT GGTTTCGATGTGGATAACTGTAGCTATCCGTCTAGACTAATTAAGTCTACTTGGGGCGATGATTATGACATCGCCCTCTACGGTAGGCTTGGACTCCACTGCCACAATTTTCAGAAG GGAACAAACTTCAAGTTTGTGCGCTGGGAAAAGTATGATGTTATCTCTACTGCATACGACTACGTCTATGTAACTTTGGACGCCAAGGATCCTGTCTCTGACTCGGTCTTCTCTTTTCAGACCTTGTTAAACGAAGATTCTTCTCCAGACTGTCCCGTTATGTGGAGTACCTTAGCCTGCAGAATCAAAT GTGACGATCGTGTGGATGATCATTGGGACGATACGGCAGTAGATGATTTCTACAAAGATGCAATGCCCAAATGGTTGTCTGATGAAGAATTGGCACGTGACAATAAAAACTATTATGTG GTGCAAGAATCAGAGCTGCAGGAGAATGACTGGCTACATCTATTCACCGAAATTGCGTTCTACTCAAAAACAAATAAC GAATTGACTGCTCCCCCACCCTTGGAGATCGAGAAGGTGGTTGTAGTAACTACAGAAGACACAGAAGAAGGACATGAGAAGCTGAAAGCCCAAAATGCAATCTTCTATGTAAGTTACAAGTATAATGGTGAATCTTCAGAATGGGCGTGTGATCACAAAACAGTAATAAGGAAAACCATGGATGGGAAGCAAGGACACATGTATCTTGAAGTTGTAACAGCAGAGtga